The Phycisphaerae bacterium DNA segment CCGTGCAGCAACTAGGGACGACGGGCACGGTCCGCCGGGACCAGTTGCCCGATCGTCTGGCCCTGTGGCAGAAACAACAAGGATACTCATAATCATGACGCAACAAGGTTTTTCGCGACGATACCTCGACGAGCTCGACAGCGTGCTGAAGGCGATTGATGCCGCGGCGGTGGACCGGGCAATCGCCTGTCTGCGCGAGGCCCGCGACGCCGACCGGACGATATTCTCGTGCGGCAACGGCGGCAGCGCCTCGATCGCCTCGCAGATGGTGGTCGACATGGTAAAGGGCGCCTCGTACCGGAAGATGACACGCCCTTTCCGCATGATCAGCCTCACGGACAGCGTCGCAACCATCACCGCATACGCCAACGACGTCAGCTACGAGTCCGTC contains these protein-coding regions:
- a CDS encoding SIS domain-containing protein; this translates as MTQQGFSRRYLDELDSVLKAIDAAAVDRAIACLREARDADRTIFSCGNGGSASIASQMVVDMVKGASYRKMTRPFRMISLTDSVATITAYANDVSYESVFVEPLRNWAQKGDVLIAISGSGNSPNVLRAVEFANGVGCTTIGLTTGSGGRLKDLVTLPLSVPSSHMGRLEDAFFIMTHILCYAFMEDACG